GTTCGGCAAGCACCGCAACCTTGCCGGTGAAATCATCCCCGAAGAATCCGAACGGCTGCTGGGCTGGGTCGAGCTGGAACTGTCGCACAACGGCATGTTGCTGCGCGGCTATCGCAGCCTGTTCGCCAGCCTGCTGCTGATCGCCGCCGGACTTGCCGGCGCCGCCCTCCTCGCGTTGCGCATGGGCCGCACCATCAACCGTCCGCTGAGCCAGATCAAACAAGCGGTCGCCCAACTCAAGGACGGTCATCTGGAAACCCGCTTGCCGCCCCTCGGCAGTCAGGAACTGGACGAACTGGCCTCCGGCATCAACCGCATGGCCGGCACCCTGCAGAACGCTCGCGAAGAGTTGCAGCACAGCGTCGATCAGGCCACCGAAGACGTGCGGCAGAATCTGGAAACCATCGAGATCCAGAACATCGAACTGGACCTGGCGCGCAAAGAGGCGCTGGAAGCGAGCCGGATCAAATCCGAATTTCTTGCCAACATGAGCCACGAGATCCGCACCCCGCTCAACGGCATTCTCGGCTTCACTCACTTGTTGCAGAAAAGCGAACTGACTCCGCGCCAGCTCGACTATCTGGGCACCATCGAAAAGTCGGCCGACAGTCTGTTGGGGATCATCAACGAGATTCTCGATTTTTCGAAGATCGAGGCCGGCAAACTGGTGCTCGATCACATTCCGTTCAACCTGCGTGATCTGTTGCAGGACACCCTCACCATTCTCGCCCCGGCGGCGCATGCCAAGCAGCTCGAGCTGGTCAGTCTGGTCTATCGCGACACGCCGCTGTCGCTGGTCGGTGATCCGCTGCGTCTGAAGCAGATCCTCACCAACCTGGTGAGCAATGCGATCAAGTTCACCCGCGAAGGCACCATCGTCGCCCGGGCGATGCTTGAAGAAGAACACGAAGACAGTGTGCAACTGCGCATCAGCATTCAGGACACCGGCATTGGCCTGTCGAGTCAGGACGTGCGTGCGTTGTTCCAGGCCTTCAGTCAGGCCGACAATTCGCTGTCACGGCAGCCCGGCGGCACGGGTCTGGGGCTGGTGATTTCCAAGCGTCTGATCGAGCAGATGGGCGGCGAGATCGGCGTCGACAGCACCCCGGGCGAAGGTTCGGAATTCTGGATCAGCCTGAGCCTGCCGAAGACTCGCGACGACGCCGAAGACCTGCCCGCCGCGCCATTGCTCGGGCGCCGCGTGGCGGTACTGGAAAATCACGAACTGGCGCGTCAGGCCTTGCAGCATCAACTGGAAGACTGCGGCCTCGATGTCACGCCGTTCAATACCCTGGAAAGCCTGAGCAATGGCGTCACCGGCGCGCATCAGACCGATCAGGCGATCGATCTGGCGGTCATCGGCATCACCAGCAACGACATGCTCCCGGAACGTTTGAACCAGCACATCTGGGACCTC
This genomic interval from Pseudomonas koreensis contains the following:
- a CDS encoding response regulator, producing the protein MLKKLGIKGRVLLLTLLPTSLMALVLGGYFTWTQQTDLQSQLLQRGEMIAEQLAPLVAPAMGHGDAELLERVATQSLEQPDVRAVTFLAADRSPLAHAGPTMLNQAPSGDSALLQRRSGNDATRYLMPVFGKHRNLAGEIIPEESERLLGWVELELSHNGMLLRGYRSLFASLLLIAAGLAGAALLALRMGRTINRPLSQIKQAVAQLKDGHLETRLPPLGSQELDELASGINRMAGTLQNAREELQHSVDQATEDVRQNLETIEIQNIELDLARKEALEASRIKSEFLANMSHEIRTPLNGILGFTHLLQKSELTPRQLDYLGTIEKSADSLLGIINEILDFSKIEAGKLVLDHIPFNLRDLLQDTLTILAPAAHAKQLELVSLVYRDTPLSLVGDPLRLKQILTNLVSNAIKFTREGTIVARAMLEEEHEDSVQLRISIQDTGIGLSSQDVRALFQAFSQADNSLSRQPGGTGLGLVISKRLIEQMGGEIGVDSTPGEGSEFWISLSLPKTRDDAEDLPAAPLLGRRVAVLENHELARQALQHQLEDCGLDVTPFNTLESLSNGVTGAHQTDQAIDLAVIGITSNDMLPERLNQHIWDLEHLGCKVLVLCPTTEQTLFHLSVPNPHSQLQAKPACTRKLRRALADLVNPRQTRSEPGEPLSSRAPRVLCVDDNPANLLLVQTLLEDMGARVLAVESGYAAVKAVQSESFDLVLMDVQMPGMDGRQTTETIRQWESERHCTPLPIVALTAHAMANEKRALLQSGMDDYLTKPISERQLAQVVLKWTGLALRNQAPDRSGDSAASQQELPVVDHEEGLRLAAGKADLAADMLAMLLASLEADREAIRAARDSHDQNALLERVHRLHGATRYCGVPQLRAACQRSETLLKQDDPKAAAALDELERSINRLAAQARISA